In the genome of Streptomyces globosus, one region contains:
- a CDS encoding DEAD/DEAH box helicase, whose protein sequence is MSPPEPPPYALLPHPAVFLPDPVPRRGRLAFWSPEGAPLPEAAGIPGAEAALIDVVRPHGRGVRTRVVPAVVLPVAAALPLLVRAARSPAAHPATRAWATAATQALALTARGRLLPGLTADDTDAWRAGPLAAEDVAALRAVAAALPAEGHAVPLPGRRPVSLPEPEALVRAFLDAVADCLPRTPAAPIAAGLPFAAQEPQRVPALRDWAARIADGADAGVGLSLRLDLSAFRLFDDTGPDPEDPGQGEVRRSGAAVVQVHSLSDPTLVADAGALWAGAAPVGFGPRARIDAVLALRRAARVWPPLLRLLDQPAPDALALSDPELEDLLGTAAERLAAAGVPVHWPRELARTLTATATVRATAPGSAIDGTAFFDAAHLFAFSWEIALGGDRLTPSEMDALADAHRPVVRLRDQWVRVDPELVRKARKRDLGLLDPVDALTAVLTGTAEADGEPVEAVPAGALAALRDRLTAELAPLPQPPGLTATLRDYQARGLAWLDLMTSLGLGGCLADDMGLGKTVTLIALHLHRDRPEPTLVVCPASLLGNWQREVEKFAPGVPVRRFHGGDRSLDGLAGGFVVTTYGTMRAAAARLAAQPWGLVVADEAQHVKNPHSATAKALRTIPAPARVALTGTPVENNLSELWALLDWTTPGLLGPLAAFRARHARPVEHQSEEDGGNEAAVARLAALVRPFLLRRRKSDPGIAPELPPKTETDHPVPLTREQASLYRAAVDEAMAVIEGSGGMERRGMVMKLLASLKQICNHPAQYLKEERPRIAHRSGKLALLDELLDTILAEEGAVLVFTQYVTMGRIIERHLAARGIPHQFLHGGTPVAQREELVRRFQAGEVPVFLLSLKAAGTGLNLTRAGHVVHFDRWWNPAVEEQATDRAHRIGQERPVQVHRLIAEGTVEDRIAELLASKRALADAVLGSGEAALTELTDRELADLVSLRRPA, encoded by the coding sequence GTGTCGCCCCCCGAGCCGCCGCCGTACGCCCTGCTGCCCCACCCCGCCGTCTTCCTGCCCGATCCGGTCCCGCGCCGCGGCCGCCTGGCCTTCTGGTCGCCCGAGGGCGCTCCCCTGCCCGAGGCCGCGGGGATCCCCGGCGCGGAGGCCGCGCTGATCGACGTCGTCCGCCCGCACGGCCGGGGGGTGCGCACCCGCGTCGTCCCCGCCGTGGTGCTGCCCGTGGCGGCGGCGCTGCCGCTGCTCGTCCGCGCCGCCCGCAGCCCGGCCGCCCACCCCGCCACCCGGGCCTGGGCCACCGCCGCCACGCAGGCGCTCGCCCTCACCGCCCGGGGCCGCCTGCTGCCCGGCCTCACCGCCGACGACACCGACGCCTGGCGGGCCGGCCCCCTCGCCGCCGAGGACGTCGCGGCGCTGCGCGCGGTCGCCGCCGCCCTCCCGGCCGAGGGCCACGCCGTGCCGCTGCCCGGCCGCCGCCCCGTCTCCCTGCCCGAGCCGGAGGCGCTGGTGCGGGCCTTCCTCGACGCCGTCGCCGACTGCCTGCCGCGCACCCCGGCCGCGCCGATCGCCGCCGGGCTGCCGTTCGCCGCGCAGGAGCCGCAGCGGGTGCCCGCGCTGCGCGACTGGGCGGCCCGGATCGCCGACGGCGCCGACGCGGGGGTCGGGCTCTCGCTGCGGCTGGACCTGTCCGCGTTCCGCCTCTTCGACGACACCGGTCCCGACCCCGAAGACCCTGGGCAGGGCGAGGTCCGCCGGTCCGGAGCCGCCGTCGTCCAGGTGCACAGCCTCTCCGACCCGACGCTCGTCGCCGACGCCGGGGCGCTGTGGGCGGGTGCCGCGCCCGTCGGATTCGGGCCCCGCGCCCGGATCGACGCCGTCCTGGCCCTGCGCCGGGCGGCCCGCGTCTGGCCGCCGCTGCTGCGGCTGCTGGACCAGCCCGCCCCCGACGCGCTCGCCCTGTCCGATCCCGAGCTGGAGGACCTGCTCGGCACCGCCGCGGAGCGGCTCGCCGCCGCCGGAGTGCCCGTCCACTGGCCGCGCGAGCTCGCCCGTACGCTCACCGCGACGGCGACCGTCCGGGCCACGGCCCCCGGCTCCGCCATCGACGGCACGGCCTTCTTCGACGCCGCGCACCTCTTCGCGTTCTCCTGGGAGATCGCCCTCGGCGGCGACCGGCTCACCCCCTCCGAGATGGACGCCCTCGCCGACGCCCACCGCCCGGTGGTCCGGCTGCGCGACCAGTGGGTGCGCGTCGACCCCGAGCTCGTCCGCAAGGCCCGCAAACGCGACCTCGGCCTGCTGGATCCGGTGGACGCGCTGACCGCCGTCCTCACCGGGACCGCCGAGGCAGACGGCGAGCCGGTGGAGGCCGTCCCCGCCGGCGCGCTCGCCGCCCTGCGGGACCGGCTCACCGCCGAGCTCGCACCGCTGCCGCAGCCGCCCGGACTGACGGCCACCCTGCGCGACTACCAGGCCCGGGGCCTGGCCTGGCTGGACCTGATGACCTCCCTCGGCCTCGGCGGCTGCCTCGCCGACGACATGGGCCTGGGCAAGACCGTCACGCTGATCGCGCTCCACCTGCACCGCGACCGCCCCGAGCCGACGCTGGTCGTGTGCCCGGCCTCGCTGCTCGGCAACTGGCAGCGGGAGGTCGAGAAGTTCGCGCCCGGGGTGCCCGTGCGCCGCTTCCACGGCGGCGACCGCAGCCTCGACGGCCTGGCCGGCGGGTTCGTCGTCACCACGTACGGGACGATGCGCGCCGCCGCCGCCCGGCTGGCGGCCCAGCCGTGGGGCCTGGTCGTGGCGGACGAGGCGCAGCACGTGAAGAACCCGCACTCGGCGACCGCGAAGGCGCTGCGGACCATCCCGGCGCCGGCGCGGGTGGCGCTCACCGGGACGCCGGTGGAGAACAACCTCTCCGAGCTGTGGGCGCTGCTCGACTGGACGACTCCGGGGCTGCTCGGCCCGCTGGCGGCGTTCCGCGCCCGCCACGCCCGGCCGGTGGAGCACCAGTCGGAGGAGGACGGCGGGAACGAGGCGGCGGTCGCCCGGCTCGCCGCGCTCGTCCGGCCGTTCCTGCTGCGCCGCCGCAAGAGCGATCCGGGGATCGCGCCCGAACTGCCGCCCAAGACCGAAACCGACCACCCCGTGCCGCTCACCCGCGAACAGGCCTCGCTGTACCGGGCCGCCGTCGACGAGGCGATGGCCGTGATCGAGGGGAGCGGGGGGATGGAGCGCCGCGGCATGGTCATGAAGCTGCTGGCGTCGCTGAAGCAGATATGCAACCACCCCGCGCAGTACCTGAAGGAGGAGCGGCCCCGGATCGCGCACCGCTCCGGGAAACTGGCCCTGCTCGACGAGCTGCTCGACACGATCCTCGCCGAGGAGGGGGCCGTCCTGGTGTTCACGCAGTACGTGACGATGGGGCGGATCATCGAGCGGCACCTGGCGGCGCGGGGTATCCCCCACCAGTTCCTGCACGGCGGCACCCCGGTCGCGCAGCGGGAGGAACTGGTGCGCCGCTTCCAGGCGGGCGAGGTGCCGGTGTTCCTGCTGTCGCTGAAGGCCGCCGGGACGGGCCTGAACCTGACGCGCGCCGGGCACGTCGTGCACTTCGACCGGTGGTGGAATCCGGCCGTCGAGGAGCAGGCCACCGACCGGGCGCACCGGATCGGCCAGGAGCGGCCCGTGCAGGTCCACCGGCTCATCGCCGAGGGGACCGTCGAGGACCGGATCGCCGAACTCCTCGCATCCAAGCGGGCGCTGGCCGATGCGGTGCTCGGATCGGGCGAGGCCGCGCTGACCGAGCTGACCGACCGGGAGCTCGCCGACCTCGTGTCCCTGCGGAGGCCCGCATGA
- a CDS encoding class I SAM-dependent methyltransferase, which translates to MNQEDYASERAYDIAAAEDAEATRRHADDAESSRASRVWWDRNADEYQSEHGAFLGDDRFVWGPEGLDEADAGLLGPAASLAGKDVLEIGAGAAQCSRWLAAQGARPVALDLSHRQLQHALRIDGGAVPLVEADAGRLPFRDGSFDLACSAYGAVPFVADPVNVMREVHRVLRPGGRWVFSVTHPIRWAFPDEPGPEGLSVSASYFDRTPYVEQDEQGRAVYVEHHRTLGDRVRDVVAGGFRLVDLVEPEWPDWNVQEWGGWSPLRGHLIPGTAVFVCERDDAARGGA; encoded by the coding sequence ATGAACCAAGAGGACTACGCCTCCGAACGCGCGTACGATATCGCGGCCGCGGAGGACGCCGAGGCCACCCGCCGCCACGCGGACGACGCCGAGAGCAGCCGGGCCAGCCGCGTGTGGTGGGACCGCAACGCGGACGAGTACCAGAGCGAGCACGGCGCGTTCCTCGGCGACGACCGCTTCGTGTGGGGCCCCGAGGGCCTGGACGAGGCGGACGCCGGGCTGCTCGGCCCGGCCGCCTCCCTCGCCGGCAAGGACGTCCTGGAGATCGGCGCCGGCGCCGCCCAGTGCTCGCGCTGGCTCGCCGCGCAGGGCGCCCGTCCGGTCGCCCTGGACCTGTCGCACCGCCAGCTCCAGCACGCCCTGCGCATCGACGGCGGCGCGGTCCCCCTCGTCGAGGCGGACGCGGGCCGGCTGCCCTTCCGCGACGGCTCCTTCGACCTGGCCTGCTCCGCGTACGGGGCGGTGCCCTTCGTCGCCGACCCGGTGAACGTGATGCGCGAGGTCCACCGCGTCCTGCGGCCCGGCGGCCGCTGGGTCTTCTCCGTCACCCACCCGATCCGCTGGGCGTTCCCCGACGAGCCGGGCCCCGAGGGCCTGTCCGTGTCCGCCTCGTACTTCGACCGGACCCCGTACGTCGAACAGGACGAGCAGGGGCGCGCGGTGTACGTGGAGCACCACCGGACCCTCGGCGACCGGGTCCGGGACGTCGTCGCCGGCGGGTTCCGGCTGGTCGACCTGGTGGAGCCGGAGTGGCCGGACTGGAACGTGCAGGAGTGGGGCGGCTGGTCGCCCCTGCGCGGGCACCTCATCCCCGGCACCGCGGTCTTCGTGTGCGAGCGGGACGACGCCGCCCGGGGCGGGGCCTGA
- the rpsA gene encoding 30S ribosomal protein S1: protein MTSSTETTATTPQVAVNDIGNEEAFLAAIDETIKYFNDGDIVDGVIVKVDRDEVLLDIGYKTEGVIPSRELSIKHDVDPNEVVKVGDEIEALVLQKEDKEGRLILSKKRAQYERAWGTIEKIKEEDGIVTGTVIEVVKGGLILDIGLRGFLPASLVEMRRVRDLQPYVGKELEAKIIELDKNRNNVVLSRRAWLEQTQSEVRQTFLTTLQKGQVRSGVVSSIVNFGAFVDLGGVDGLVHVSELSWKHIDHPSEVVEVGQEVTVEVLDVDMDRERVSLSLKATQEDPWQQFARTHQIGQVVPGKVTKLVPFGAFVRVDEGIEGLVHISELAERHVEIPEQVVQVNDEIFVKVIDIDLERRRISLSLKQANESFGADPASVEFDPTLYGMAASYDDQGNYIYPEGFDPETNDWLEGYETQRETWERQYAEAQSRFEQHQAQVIKSREADEAAAAEGAAAPAAGNAGAGISGGSYSSESDETSGALASDEALAALREKLAGGQS, encoded by the coding sequence ATGACGAGCAGCACCGAGACCACCGCCACCACCCCGCAGGTTGCGGTCAACGACATCGGTAACGAGGAAGCCTTCCTCGCCGCGATCGACGAGACGATCAAGTACTTCAACGACGGCGACATCGTCGACGGCGTCATCGTGAAGGTCGACCGGGACGAGGTCCTGCTCGACATCGGTTACAAGACCGAAGGCGTCATCCCGAGCCGCGAGCTCTCGATCAAGCACGACGTCGACCCGAACGAGGTCGTCAAGGTCGGCGACGAGATCGAGGCCCTGGTCCTCCAGAAGGAGGACAAGGAAGGCCGCCTGATCCTCTCGAAGAAGCGCGCCCAGTACGAGCGTGCCTGGGGCACCATCGAGAAGATCAAGGAAGAGGACGGCATCGTCACCGGTACCGTCATCGAGGTCGTCAAGGGTGGTCTCATCCTCGACATCGGCCTCCGCGGCTTCCTCCCGGCCTCCCTGGTCGAGATGCGCCGCGTCCGCGACCTCCAGCCCTACGTGGGCAAGGAGCTCGAGGCCAAGATCATCGAGCTGGACAAGAACCGCAACAACGTGGTCCTGTCCCGCCGTGCCTGGCTCGAGCAGACCCAGTCCGAGGTCCGCCAGACGTTCCTCACCACCCTGCAGAAGGGTCAGGTCCGCTCCGGCGTCGTGTCCTCGATCGTCAACTTCGGTGCCTTCGTGGACCTGGGCGGCGTCGACGGCCTCGTCCACGTCTCCGAGCTGTCCTGGAAGCACATCGACCACCCGTCCGAGGTTGTCGAGGTCGGCCAGGAAGTCACCGTCGAGGTCCTCGACGTCGACATGGACCGCGAGCGTGTCTCCCTGTCGCTGAAGGCGACGCAGGAGGACCCGTGGCAGCAGTTCGCCCGGACCCACCAGATCGGCCAGGTCGTCCCCGGCAAGGTCACCAAGCTGGTTCCGTTCGGTGCGTTCGTCCGCGTCGACGAGGGCATCGAGGGCCTGGTCCACATCTCCGAGCTGGCCGAGCGCCACGTGGAGATCCCGGAGCAGGTCGTCCAGGTCAACGACGAGATCTTCGTCAAGGTCATCGACATCGACCTCGAGCGTCGCCGGATCTCGCTGTCCCTGAAGCAGGCCAACGAGTCCTTCGGTGCCGACCCGGCGTCGGTCGAGTTCGACCCGACCCTGTACGGCATGGCCGCGTCCTACGACGACCAGGGCAACTACATCTACCCCGAGGGCTTCGACCCCGAGACCAACGACTGGCTCGAGGGCTACGAGACCCAGCGCGAGACGTGGGAGCGCCAGTACGCCGAGGCGCAGAGCCGCTTCGAGCAGCACCAGGCGCAGGTCATCAAGAGCCGCGAGGCCGACGAGGCCGCCGCTGCCGAGGGTGCTGCCGCCCCGGCCGCCGGCAACGCCGGTGCGGGCATCTCGGGTGGCTCCTACTCCTCCGAGTCGGACGAGACCTCGGGCGCCCTGGCCTCCGACGAGGCCCTGGCCGCGCTCCGCGAGAAGCTGGCCGGCGGCCAGAGCTGA
- a CDS encoding tetratricopeptide repeat protein, with product MSDTPPPAASAGRSPATHVIDYRAAERLLAARDPRGAVKLLDSVLAAHPESTAARLLRARAFFASAQLRRAEREFELVLEREPDNAFAHFALARTHERSGRPEQARRHFRLAAALDPQPDYLAAARFEQ from the coding sequence GTGTCCGATACCCCGCCGCCCGCCGCGTCGGCCGGCCGGTCCCCGGCGACGCACGTCATCGACTACCGGGCCGCCGAACGGCTGCTGGCCGCCCGCGACCCGCGCGGCGCGGTGAAGCTCCTCGACTCGGTCCTGGCCGCCCACCCCGAGAGCACCGCGGCCCGGCTGCTGCGCGCCCGGGCCTTCTTCGCCTCCGCCCAGCTGCGGCGCGCGGAGCGGGAGTTCGAGCTGGTGCTGGAGCGTGAGCCGGACAACGCCTTCGCGCACTTCGCGCTGGCCCGCACGCACGAGCGCTCCGGGCGCCCCGAGCAGGCCCGCAGGCACTTCCGGCTCGCCGCCGCCCTCGACCCGCAGCCCGACTACCTCGCCGCCGCCCGCTTCGAGCAGTAG
- the coaE gene encoding dephospho-CoA kinase, translated as MLRVGLTGGIGAGKSEVSRLLAGYGAVVVDADRIAREVVEPGTPGLAAVVEAFGASVLAPDGTLDRPGLGAVVFADPEKLKVLNGIVHPLVRARSAELEAAAGPGAIVVHDVPLLTENGLAPLYDLVVVVDVAPQTQLARLTALRGMAEDEARARMAAQATREQRLAVATLVIDNDGPLEALEPQVRKVWEELTARAAAAAGAAPGTE; from the coding sequence ATGCTGAGGGTGGGCCTGACAGGCGGAATCGGTGCCGGCAAGAGCGAGGTCTCGCGGCTGCTCGCGGGGTACGGGGCGGTCGTCGTCGACGCCGACCGCATCGCACGCGAGGTCGTGGAACCGGGAACCCCCGGCCTCGCGGCCGTCGTCGAGGCCTTCGGCGCCTCGGTCCTCGCCCCCGACGGCACCCTTGACCGGCCGGGCCTCGGAGCGGTCGTCTTCGCCGACCCGGAGAAGCTCAAGGTGCTGAACGGCATCGTGCACCCGCTGGTCAGGGCCCGGTCCGCCGAGCTCGAAGCCGCCGCCGGGCCCGGGGCGATCGTCGTGCACGACGTGCCGCTCCTCACCGAGAACGGCCTCGCCCCGCTGTACGACCTGGTCGTGGTGGTGGACGTGGCACCGCAGACCCAGCTCGCCCGGCTGACCGCCCTGCGCGGCATGGCCGAGGACGAGGCCCGCGCCCGGATGGCCGCCCAGGCCACCCGGGAGCAGCGGCTGGCCGTCGCGACCCTGGTCATCGACAACGACGGTCCGCTCGAAGCGCTCGAACCGCAGGTCCGCAAGGTGTGGGAGGAGCTCACCGCCCGGGCCGCCGCGGCCGCGGGCGCCGCGCCCGGCACGGAATAG
- a CDS encoding DUF6343 family protein translates to MRSGNEPVTARSPLRLRFWLSLWGLVWAGAGTALFALADRPGWAAFCGVVALLAAVDLVVVVRRIRQGPHYQPGRDIPPYEPPAGPRP, encoded by the coding sequence ATGCGTTCCGGTAACGAGCCCGTGACCGCCCGCAGCCCGCTGCGCCTGCGGTTCTGGCTGAGCCTGTGGGGCCTGGTGTGGGCGGGGGCGGGCACGGCGCTGTTCGCACTGGCGGACCGGCCCGGCTGGGCGGCGTTCTGCGGAGTGGTCGCCCTGCTGGCGGCCGTCGACCTGGTGGTGGTGGTCCGCCGCATCCGGCAGGGCCCGCACTACCAGCCGGGCCGCGACATCCCCCCGTACGAGCCTCCGGCGGGCCCGCGCCCGTAG
- a CDS encoding PAC2 family protein, whose protein sequence is MLDPQGLYEWDAKGLAVADLALAQDSAGLVMLYHFEGYIDAGETGEQIVERLLDTLPHQVVARFDADRLVDYRARRPLLTFRRDHWASFEEPRLEVRLVQDATGAPFLLLSGPEPDVEWERFAAAVRQIVERLGVRLSVNFHGIPMGVPHTRPVGITPHGNRTDLMPGHNSPFDEAQVPGSAESLVEFRLAQAGHDVLGVAAHVPHYIARSPYPDAALTVLEAITAATGLVLPGVAHALRTEAHRTQTEIDRQIREGDDELVSLVRGLEHQYDAAAGAETRGNMIAEPAEIPTADEIGREFERFLAEREGEA, encoded by the coding sequence GTGCTTGATCCACAGGGTTTGTACGAATGGGACGCCAAGGGGCTGGCGGTGGCCGACCTGGCGCTCGCCCAGGACTCGGCCGGACTGGTCATGCTCTACCACTTCGAGGGGTACATCGACGCCGGCGAGACCGGCGAGCAGATCGTCGAGCGGCTCCTGGACACGCTGCCCCACCAGGTCGTGGCCCGCTTCGACGCCGACCGCCTGGTCGACTACCGGGCCCGGCGCCCCCTGCTGACCTTCCGGCGCGACCACTGGGCCTCCTTCGAGGAGCCCCGGCTGGAGGTCCGCCTCGTCCAGGACGCGACCGGCGCGCCCTTCCTGCTGCTCTCCGGCCCCGAACCGGACGTGGAGTGGGAGCGCTTCGCCGCCGCCGTCCGGCAGATCGTCGAGCGCCTCGGCGTCCGGCTCTCGGTCAACTTCCACGGCATCCCCATGGGCGTCCCGCACACCCGGCCCGTCGGCATCACCCCGCACGGCAACCGGACCGACCTCATGCCCGGCCACAACAGCCCCTTCGACGAGGCCCAGGTCCCCGGCAGCGCCGAATCGCTCGTCGAGTTCCGCCTCGCCCAGGCCGGGCACGACGTGCTGGGCGTCGCCGCGCACGTACCGCACTACATCGCCCGCTCGCCCTACCCGGACGCCGCCCTGACCGTCCTGGAGGCGATCACCGCGGCGACCGGCCTGGTCCTGCCCGGCGTCGCGCACGCCCTGCGCACCGAGGCCCACCGCACGCAGACGGAGATTGACCGGCAGATCCGCGAGGGCGACGACGAACTGGTCTCCCTCGTCCGCGGCCTGGAGCACCAGTACGACGCCGCGGCAGGCGCCGAAACCCGCGGCAACATGATCGCCGAACCGGCGGAGATCCCCACGGCCGACGAGATCGGCCGCGAGTTCGAGCGGTTCCTGGCCGAGCGCGAAGGCGAGGCGTAG
- the hrpB gene encoding ATP-dependent helicase HrpB codes for MPVRTAALDALPVRGAVPALLSALDGHGTTVLCAPPGTGKTTLVPLVLAGLVGDGPPRRVVVAEPRRIAARAAARRMAWLLGEEAGGSVGFTVRGERVAGPGTRVEVVTTGVLLQRLQRDQELAGVDAVVLDECHERHLDADTAAAFLLDVREALRPGLRLVAASATTDAEGWARLLGGAPVVRAEGVSYPVETVWAPPARPVRPPHGMRVDPAQLAHVAAVVRRALAERDGDVLCFLPGVGEIARVAGLLGGAGAEVLQVHGRAPAAVQDAVLAPRTGGGRRVVLATSVAESSLTVPGVRVVVDSGLAREPRTDHARGLGALATVRASRAAARQRAGRAGREAPGTVYRCWSEAEHGLLPAFPAPEIRLADLAGFALQAACWGDPDASGLALLDRPPAGAMAAARAVLASVGAVDGAGRATPRGKRMARLGLHPRLARALVDGPAAAGTAGPEAVRRVAEVVALLSEEPPREYGDDLVAAWRRAAAGGDAYAARWRAEARRLASLAAAEPSAASGGRTDGGGRGADRGADRGQGGDDRLAGLVVALAFPERVARRQGPGRFLMASGTRAALPEGSRLASAGDWLAVAVADRSAGSADARLRLAAPLDGDTALAAAEHLLVSAQEVHWEEGDVVARAVERLGAIALAERPLTAPDPALLRAALLRGLAEEGPAGLLRWSKEAAALRERLSFLHRTPGGDWPDVSDAALTARAEDWLEPELSRARRRADLARIDAGRALARLLPWASGEAARLDELAPERIEVPSGSRIRVDYSGEQPVLAVKLQELFGLAETPRVGGVPGVPVLVHLLSPAGRPAAVTADLASFWRSGYRAVRAELRGRYPKHPWPEDPATAEPTRHTSARLRR; via the coding sequence GTGCCCGTGCGCACCGCCGCCCTCGACGCCCTGCCCGTGCGCGGGGCCGTGCCCGCGCTGCTGTCCGCCCTGGACGGCCACGGCACGACCGTGCTGTGCGCCCCGCCGGGCACCGGCAAGACCACCCTGGTCCCGCTGGTCCTGGCCGGGCTGGTCGGCGACGGGCCGCCGCGCCGGGTCGTGGTCGCCGAGCCGCGGCGGATCGCCGCCAGGGCGGCGGCGCGCCGGATGGCGTGGCTGCTGGGCGAGGAGGCCGGCGGCTCCGTCGGGTTCACGGTGCGCGGGGAGCGGGTGGCCGGCCCCGGCACGCGCGTCGAGGTCGTCACGACCGGTGTGCTGCTCCAGCGCCTGCAGCGGGACCAGGAGCTGGCCGGCGTGGACGCCGTCGTCCTCGACGAGTGCCACGAGAGGCACCTGGACGCCGACACCGCCGCCGCGTTCCTGCTGGACGTGCGGGAGGCGCTGCGGCCGGGGCTGCGGCTCGTCGCCGCGTCCGCGACGACCGACGCGGAGGGCTGGGCACGGCTGCTCGGCGGCGCCCCGGTGGTGCGCGCGGAGGGGGTCTCGTATCCGGTGGAGACGGTGTGGGCCCCGCCGGCCCGGCCGGTGCGCCCGCCGCACGGCATGCGGGTGGACCCGGCGCAGCTGGCGCACGTCGCGGCGGTGGTGCGGCGGGCGCTCGCGGAGCGCGACGGGGACGTGCTGTGCTTCCTGCCGGGCGTCGGGGAGATCGCCCGGGTGGCCGGGCTGCTCGGCGGCGCAGGGGCGGAGGTCCTCCAGGTGCACGGGCGGGCGCCGGCGGCGGTGCAGGACGCGGTGCTGGCGCCGCGGACCGGCGGCGGCCGGCGGGTGGTCCTCGCGACGTCGGTCGCGGAGTCGAGCCTGACGGTGCCGGGGGTCCGCGTGGTCGTGGACTCCGGGCTGGCGCGCGAGCCGCGCACGGACCACGCCCGCGGGCTGGGCGCGCTGGCGACCGTACGGGCCTCCCGGGCGGCGGCCCGGCAGCGGGCCGGGCGGGCCGGCCGGGAGGCGCCGGGCACGGTGTACCGGTGCTGGTCGGAGGCGGAGCACGGGCTGCTGCCGGCGTTCCCGGCGCCGGAGATCCGGCTGGCGGACCTGGCGGGGTTCGCGCTGCAAGCGGCCTGCTGGGGCGATCCCGACGCGTCCGGGCTGGCGCTGCTGGACCGGCCGCCGGCCGGGGCGATGGCCGCCGCGCGGGCGGTGCTGGCGTCGGTCGGCGCGGTGGACGGCGCGGGCCGGGCCACCCCGCGCGGGAAGCGCATGGCCCGCCTCGGCCTGCACCCGCGGCTGGCCCGCGCCCTGGTGGACGGCCCGGCGGCGGCCGGCACCGCCGGGCCGGAGGCGGTGCGGCGGGTCGCCGAGGTGGTGGCGCTGCTGAGCGAGGAGCCTCCGCGGGAGTACGGGGACGACCTGGTGGCGGCGTGGCGGAGGGCCGCCGCGGGCGGCGATGCCTACGCGGCGCGGTGGCGTGCCGAGGCGAGGCGGCTGGCCTCGCTCGCCGCAGCGGAGCCCTCCGCGGCGAGCGGGGGCCGCACGGACGGCGGCGGGCGCGGTGCGGACCGCGGTGCGGACCGCGGGCAGGGCGGGGACGACCGGCTCGCCGGACTCGTCGTCGCGCTGGCGTTCCCCGAGCGGGTGGCCCGCAGGCAGGGGCCGGGCCGGTTCCTGATGGCGTCCGGCACGCGCGCCGCCCTGCCCGAGGGCTCCCGCCTCGCCTCGGCCGGCGACTGGCTGGCCGTGGCGGTCGCCGACCGGTCCGCCGGCTCCGCGGACGCCCGCCTCCGGCTGGCCGCGCCGCTGGACGGGGACACGGCCCTGGCTGCCGCCGAGCACCTGCTGGTGTCGGCGCAGGAGGTGCACTGGGAGGAAGGGGACGTCGTCGCCCGCGCCGTCGAACGGCTCGGCGCGATCGCCCTCGCCGAACGCCCCCTGACCGCGCCGGACCCGGCCCTGCTGCGCGCCGCGCTGCTCCGGGGCCTGGCGGAGGAGGGCCCGGCCGGGCTGCTGCGCTGGTCGAAGGAGGCGGCGGCGCTGCGCGAGCGCCTGTCCTTCCTGCACCGCACGCCGGGCGGGGACTGGCCGGACGTGTCGGACGCGGCCCTGACCGCGCGTGCGGAGGACTGGCTGGAGCCGGAGCTGTCGCGGGCCCGCCGCCGCGCGGACCTGGCCCGCATCGACGCCGGCCGGGCGCTGGCGCGCCTGCTGCCGTGGGCGTCCGGCGAGGCGGCCCGACTGGACGAGCTGGCGCCGGAGCGGATCGAGGTGCCGAGCGGCTCCCGGATCCGCGTGGACTACTCGGGGGAGCAGCCGGTGCTCGCGGTGAAGCTCCAGGAGCTGTTCGGGCTGGCCGAGACGCCGCGCGTCGGGGGCGTGCCCGGGGTGCCCGTCCTGGTGCACCTGCTGTCACCGGCGGGGCGGCCCGCGGCGGTCACCGCCGACCTGGCCTCCTTCTGGCGCAGCGGCTACCGGGCGGTCCGGGCCGAGCTGCGCGGCCGCTACCCCAAGCACCCCTGGCCGGAGGACCCGGCGACGGCGGAGCCGACGCGGCACACCAGCGCCCGCCTCAGGCGGTGA